In the Alligator mississippiensis isolate rAllMis1 chromosome 7, rAllMis1, whole genome shotgun sequence genome, one interval contains:
- the PRNP gene encoding major prion protein homolog, translating to MGRCLVVCWIAILLIVAWSDVSLCKKGKGRPSGGGWNTGNQRNPSYPHNPSHPQNPGYPHNPGYPHNPGYPHNPGYPQNPGYPHNPGYPHNPGYPQNPGWGQHYNQKPHKNKPGLGSVAGAAAAGAVVGGVGGYMLGSALSGMHYRFNNPDENRWWNENNNRYPNSVYYKQYPEPVNQDRFVYDCVNITVTNYKLEPSQNPNMTEMETKVMHQVIEQRCTQQYREYRLASRVKQLFSDPSLILGTMLVIFLAMH from the coding sequence ATGGGGCGATGCCTGGTAGTCTGCTGGATAGCAATTCTCCTTATTGTGGCATGGAGTGACGTTTCCCTTTGCAAAAAAGGGAAGGGCAGGCCCAGCGGAGGTGGATGGAACACAGGAAACCAGCGCAACCCGAGTTACCCACATAATCCCAGCCATCCCCAGAACCCTGGCTACCCTCACAACCCTGGCTACCCTCACAACCCTGGCTACCCTCACAACCCTGGCTATCCCCAAAACCCTGGCTACCCTCACAACCCTGGCTACCCTCACAACCCTGGCTACCCCCAAAACCCCGGCTGGGGACAACACTACAACCAGAAGCCGCATAAAAACAAGCCTGGTTTGGGAAgcgtggcaggagcagcagcagctggtgccgTGGTTGGCGGTGTCGGAGGTTACATGTTAGGGAGTGCACTTTCAGGGATGCACTATCGTTTCAATAATCCTGATGAGAACCGGTGGTGGAATGAGAACAACAATCGCTATCCAAACAGCGTTTACTACAAGCAGTACCCAGAACCTGTCAACCAGGATAGATTTGTGTATGACTGCGTTAATATCACTGTGACCAATTACAAACTCGAGCCTAGTCAGAACCCAAATATGACAGAGATGGAAACCAAAGTCATGCATCAAGTGATCGAGCAGCGATGCACACAGCAGTATCGGGAATATCGGCTGGCATCAAGAGTGAAACAATTGTTCTCTGACCCCTCACTGATCCTGGGTACCATGCTTGTCATTTTCCTCGCAATGCATTAA